In a single window of the Elaeis guineensis isolate ETL-2024a chromosome 8, EG11, whole genome shotgun sequence genome:
- the LOC105032560 gene encoding protein kinase STUNTED isoform X1: protein MKMTKGEDTKKKNDHKKEAPLMESEEGEGEPKESREKDEEEEENEEEEEVGEGKTVVVGVKTEAQSRELLTWALVKVAAPGDRVVAIHVLTSRSSSSSDPEGEGEPAAPVSLAKALDAMLAVYRGFCNLKQIDLKLKICKGAAVRKVLAREVSEFAASKLILGVAKHGRTIRLSSFSIAKYCAKKLPFCSVFAVSNGKIVFQRQAADKNKVHRRDSSKDSTSSFGDGELYCLLPIRGQAAKDADDSNSSPRLEDGSNRGSSAADDNATMVDASLKQNCSICESVSVPPSMNESKEDEPLAPVPKENSDGPPSCLGMPVVKEIPRARPRWVLLRRLVFSSRRSSSSSNWGPKISVSEGALRLPSRYSAVHPCRMFMKPSAKSTSNTDEESNGIVPVGTDSTPLSVAVHGEQGVLSKELESFREKYSSVCRLFSYKELVNATSNFSPEKLIGKGGCSRVYEGCLSDGKEVAVKILKPSEDALRDFVSEIEIVTTLHHKNIISLIGFCLENNSLILVSHYLSRGSLDEILHGEKENKHVLSWSTRYKVALGVAEALDYLHGGSGAETVIHRDVKSSNILLSEDFEPQLSDFGLAKWASTSTSTSTSNPTSGVVAGTFGYLAPEYFMYGKVNEKIDVYAFGVMLLELLSGRKPISTGYPKGQESLVMWAKPILQGGEVQQLVDPCLGNEYDSNQMERVTLAASLCIRRAHQSRPRIAPVLKLLQGDDDVVKWARSQLSTFEGLDELDDELMHAKSIIQSHLNLALLDVDDDSLSISSAEHTVDFISANNPMEDYLKARWSCSSSFS, encoded by the exons ATGAAGATGACCAAGGGAGAAGACACAAAGAAGAAGAACGACCACAAAAAAGAGGCACCTTTAATGGAATCAGAGGAAGGCGAAGGAGAGCCAAAAGAAAGCAGAGAAAaagacgaggaggaggaggagaatgaggaggaggaggaggtgggcgAGGGGAAGACGGTGGTGGTCGGCGTGAAGACGGAAGCCCAGAGCCGAGAACTCCTCACATGGGCCCTCGTCAAGGTGGCCGCCCCCGGCGACCGCGTTGTCGCCATCCACGTCCTCACCTCCCGCTCGTCCTCCTCCTCCGATCCTGAGGGCGAGGGCGAGCCCGCCGCGCCCGTCTCCCTCGCCAAAGCTCTTGACGCCATGCTCGCGGTCTACAGGGGCTTCTGCAATCTAAAGCAG ATCGATCTAAAGTTGAAGATTTGCAAGGGGGCTGCGGTCCGGAAGGTTTTGGCCCGGGAAGTGAGCGAATTCGCTGCGTCAAAACTCATTCTTGGGGTCGCCAAGCACGGTCGCACCATCAG GTTGTCTTCCTTTTCAATTGCAAAATATTGCGCAAAGAAGCTGCCTTTTTGTTCGGTGTTCGCCGTAAGCAATGGCAAAATTGTTTTCCAAAGACAAGCAGCAG ACAAAAACAAAGTCCACAGGAGGGATTCGAGCAAGGATTCTACTAGTAGCTTTGGCGATGGCGAATTGTATTGTTTGTTGCCAATTAGAGGTCAGGCTGCAAAGGATGCTGATGATTCCAATTCTTCACCTCGATTGGAAGATGGGTCGAATCGTGGTAGTAGTGCTGCTGATGACAATGCAACAATGGTGGATGCCTCTTTAAAACAGAATTGTTCAATATGTGAATCTGTTTCTGTTCCTCCAAGCATGAATGAATCGAAGGAGGATGAGCCACTGGCTCCGGTTCCAAAGGAGAATTCTGATGGTCCTCCGAGTTGTTTGGGGATGCCTGTGGTAAAGGAGATTCCGAGAGCAAGACCCAGATGGGTGCTCCTCAGAAGATTGGTCTTTTCAagcagaaggagttcttcttcttccaattggGGGCCTAAGATCTCGGTATCTGAAGGGGCATTGCGGCTTCCTAGCCGGTATTCAGCAGTCCATCCTTGTCGCATGTTCATGAAGCCAAGTGCAAAATCCACCTCTAATACTGATGAAGAGAGCAATGGCATTGTTCCAGTTGGCACTGACTCAACTCCTCTCTCTGTTGCTGTCCATGGTGAACAAGGGGTACTTTCAAAGGAGTTGGAGTCTTTTCGAGAGAAGTATTCATCAGTTTGTAGATTGTTCAGCTACAAGGAACTTGTAAACGCTACCTCCAACTTCTCACCAG AGAAATTAATTGGGAAGGGAGGCTGCAGCCGAGTTTATGAGGGCTGTCTTTCAGATGGCAAGGAAGTGGCAGTGAAAATTTTGAAGCCTTCTGAGGATGCATTGAGAGATTTTGTTTCGGAGATTGAGATTGTCACCACCTTGCATCATAAGAACATTATTTCTCTGATTGGGTTTTGCCTTGAGAACAACAGTCTCATATTGGTTTCTCACTACCTGTCAAGGGGTAGCTTAGATGAAATTCTTCATG GTGAGAAAGAGAACAAGCATGTTCTTAGTTGGTCCACTAGATATAAGGTTGCTTTGGGCGTAGCGGAGGCACTTGATTACCTGCATGGTGGTAGCGGTGCTGAAACTGTGATCCATAGAGATGTGAAGTCTTCAAACATCCTTCTCTCTGAGGATTTCGAGCCACAG TTGTCTGATTTTGGACTTGCAAAGTGGGCATCGACATCAACATCAACATCAACATCAAATCCAACTTCTGGTGTTGTTGCAGGAACATTCGG GTATTTGGCTCCTGAATACTTCATGTATGGGAAAGTCAATGAAAAGATTGATGTCTATGCTTTTGGTGTCATGCTTCTTGAGCTTCTTTCAGGAAGGAAGCCCATCAGCACAGGGTACCCCAAGGGCCAGGAGAGCCTGGTCATGTGG GCAAAGCCAATCCTTCAAGGTGGTGAAGTCCAACAGCTGGTGGATCCATGTTTAGGAAATGAATATGATAGCAATCAGATGGAAAGGGTGACTCTAGCTGCTTCCCTTTGCATCAGGAGGGCTCATCAATCCCGGCCGCGAATAGCCCCT GTTTTGAAGCTACTCCAAGGGGATGATGATGTTGTCAAGTGGGCGAGATCACAACTCAGCACTTTTGAAGGGCTTGATGAGTTGGATGATGAGTTAATGCACGCAAAGTCTATCATCCAATCCCATCTTAACCTTGCACTTCTTGATGTGGATGATGATTCATTATCAATCAGCAGTGCAGAGCATACTGTTGATTTTATAAGTGCAAACAATCCCATGGAGGATTACTTGAAAGCGAGATGGAGCTGTTCCTCAAGCTTCAGTTAA
- the LOC105032560 gene encoding protein kinase STUNTED isoform X2 — protein sequence MKMTKGEDTKKKNDHKKEAPLMESEEGEGEPKESREKDEEEEENEEEEEVGEGKTVVVGVKTEAQSRELLTWALVKVAAPGDRVVAIHVLTSRSSSSSDPEGEGEPAAPVSLAKALDAMLAVYRGFCNLKQIDLKLKICKGAAVRKVLAREVSEFAASKLILGVAKHGRTIRLSSFSIAKYCAKKLPFCSVFAVSNGKIVFQRQAAVHRRDSSKDSTSSFGDGELYCLLPIRGQAAKDADDSNSSPRLEDGSNRGSSAADDNATMVDASLKQNCSICESVSVPPSMNESKEDEPLAPVPKENSDGPPSCLGMPVVKEIPRARPRWVLLRRLVFSSRRSSSSSNWGPKISVSEGALRLPSRYSAVHPCRMFMKPSAKSTSNTDEESNGIVPVGTDSTPLSVAVHGEQGVLSKELESFREKYSSVCRLFSYKELVNATSNFSPEKLIGKGGCSRVYEGCLSDGKEVAVKILKPSEDALRDFVSEIEIVTTLHHKNIISLIGFCLENNSLILVSHYLSRGSLDEILHGEKENKHVLSWSTRYKVALGVAEALDYLHGGSGAETVIHRDVKSSNILLSEDFEPQLSDFGLAKWASTSTSTSTSNPTSGVVAGTFGYLAPEYFMYGKVNEKIDVYAFGVMLLELLSGRKPISTGYPKGQESLVMWAKPILQGGEVQQLVDPCLGNEYDSNQMERVTLAASLCIRRAHQSRPRIAPVLKLLQGDDDVVKWARSQLSTFEGLDELDDELMHAKSIIQSHLNLALLDVDDDSLSISSAEHTVDFISANNPMEDYLKARWSCSSSFS from the exons ATGAAGATGACCAAGGGAGAAGACACAAAGAAGAAGAACGACCACAAAAAAGAGGCACCTTTAATGGAATCAGAGGAAGGCGAAGGAGAGCCAAAAGAAAGCAGAGAAAaagacgaggaggaggaggagaatgaggaggaggaggaggtgggcgAGGGGAAGACGGTGGTGGTCGGCGTGAAGACGGAAGCCCAGAGCCGAGAACTCCTCACATGGGCCCTCGTCAAGGTGGCCGCCCCCGGCGACCGCGTTGTCGCCATCCACGTCCTCACCTCCCGCTCGTCCTCCTCCTCCGATCCTGAGGGCGAGGGCGAGCCCGCCGCGCCCGTCTCCCTCGCCAAAGCTCTTGACGCCATGCTCGCGGTCTACAGGGGCTTCTGCAATCTAAAGCAG ATCGATCTAAAGTTGAAGATTTGCAAGGGGGCTGCGGTCCGGAAGGTTTTGGCCCGGGAAGTGAGCGAATTCGCTGCGTCAAAACTCATTCTTGGGGTCGCCAAGCACGGTCGCACCATCAG GTTGTCTTCCTTTTCAATTGCAAAATATTGCGCAAAGAAGCTGCCTTTTTGTTCGGTGTTCGCCGTAAGCAATGGCAAAATTGTTTTCCAAAGACAAGCAGCAG TCCACAGGAGGGATTCGAGCAAGGATTCTACTAGTAGCTTTGGCGATGGCGAATTGTATTGTTTGTTGCCAATTAGAGGTCAGGCTGCAAAGGATGCTGATGATTCCAATTCTTCACCTCGATTGGAAGATGGGTCGAATCGTGGTAGTAGTGCTGCTGATGACAATGCAACAATGGTGGATGCCTCTTTAAAACAGAATTGTTCAATATGTGAATCTGTTTCTGTTCCTCCAAGCATGAATGAATCGAAGGAGGATGAGCCACTGGCTCCGGTTCCAAAGGAGAATTCTGATGGTCCTCCGAGTTGTTTGGGGATGCCTGTGGTAAAGGAGATTCCGAGAGCAAGACCCAGATGGGTGCTCCTCAGAAGATTGGTCTTTTCAagcagaaggagttcttcttcttccaattggGGGCCTAAGATCTCGGTATCTGAAGGGGCATTGCGGCTTCCTAGCCGGTATTCAGCAGTCCATCCTTGTCGCATGTTCATGAAGCCAAGTGCAAAATCCACCTCTAATACTGATGAAGAGAGCAATGGCATTGTTCCAGTTGGCACTGACTCAACTCCTCTCTCTGTTGCTGTCCATGGTGAACAAGGGGTACTTTCAAAGGAGTTGGAGTCTTTTCGAGAGAAGTATTCATCAGTTTGTAGATTGTTCAGCTACAAGGAACTTGTAAACGCTACCTCCAACTTCTCACCAG AGAAATTAATTGGGAAGGGAGGCTGCAGCCGAGTTTATGAGGGCTGTCTTTCAGATGGCAAGGAAGTGGCAGTGAAAATTTTGAAGCCTTCTGAGGATGCATTGAGAGATTTTGTTTCGGAGATTGAGATTGTCACCACCTTGCATCATAAGAACATTATTTCTCTGATTGGGTTTTGCCTTGAGAACAACAGTCTCATATTGGTTTCTCACTACCTGTCAAGGGGTAGCTTAGATGAAATTCTTCATG GTGAGAAAGAGAACAAGCATGTTCTTAGTTGGTCCACTAGATATAAGGTTGCTTTGGGCGTAGCGGAGGCACTTGATTACCTGCATGGTGGTAGCGGTGCTGAAACTGTGATCCATAGAGATGTGAAGTCTTCAAACATCCTTCTCTCTGAGGATTTCGAGCCACAG TTGTCTGATTTTGGACTTGCAAAGTGGGCATCGACATCAACATCAACATCAACATCAAATCCAACTTCTGGTGTTGTTGCAGGAACATTCGG GTATTTGGCTCCTGAATACTTCATGTATGGGAAAGTCAATGAAAAGATTGATGTCTATGCTTTTGGTGTCATGCTTCTTGAGCTTCTTTCAGGAAGGAAGCCCATCAGCACAGGGTACCCCAAGGGCCAGGAGAGCCTGGTCATGTGG GCAAAGCCAATCCTTCAAGGTGGTGAAGTCCAACAGCTGGTGGATCCATGTTTAGGAAATGAATATGATAGCAATCAGATGGAAAGGGTGACTCTAGCTGCTTCCCTTTGCATCAGGAGGGCTCATCAATCCCGGCCGCGAATAGCCCCT GTTTTGAAGCTACTCCAAGGGGATGATGATGTTGTCAAGTGGGCGAGATCACAACTCAGCACTTTTGAAGGGCTTGATGAGTTGGATGATGAGTTAATGCACGCAAAGTCTATCATCCAATCCCATCTTAACCTTGCACTTCTTGATGTGGATGATGATTCATTATCAATCAGCAGTGCAGAGCATACTGTTGATTTTATAAGTGCAAACAATCCCATGGAGGATTACTTGAAAGCGAGATGGAGCTGTTCCTCAAGCTTCAGTTAA